Proteins encoded in a region of the Podarcis muralis chromosome 6, rPodMur119.hap1.1, whole genome shotgun sequence genome:
- the ARL3 gene encoding ADP-ribosylation factor-like protein 3 isoform X3, whose product MGLLSILRKLKSAPDQEVRILLLGLDNAGKTTLLKQLASEDITHITPTQGFNIKSVQAQGFKLNVWDIGGQRKIRPYWRNYFENTDILIYVIDSADRKRFEETGQELAELLDEEKLSGVPVLIFANKQDLLTAAPAAEIVEGLNLHTIRDRVWQIQSCSALTGEGVSDGMNWVCRNVIAKKK is encoded by the exons GGTTTGCTGTCAATTCTGCGCAAATTGAAGAGTGCACCAGACCAGGAGGTAAGAATCCTCCTCCTGGGATTGGATAATGCAGGCAAGACCACACTTTTGAAACAACTAGCATCTGAAGACATCACCCACATTACTCCCACACAG GGTTTTAACATCAAAAGCGTGCAAGCACAAGGTTTCAAGCTGAATGTGTGGGACATTGGTGGACAGAGGAAGATCAGGCCATACTGGAGGAATTATTTTGAGAACACCGATATCCTG atttatgTCATTGATAGTGCAGATAGAAAGAGATTTGAAGAAACGGGTCAG GAGCTAGCGGAACTCTTAGATGAAGAGAAGCTAAGTGGTGTTCCTGTGCTCATCTTTGCGAACAAACAAGATTTGCTGACGGCAGCCCCTGCTGCAGAGATTGTAGAGGGTCTGAACTTGCACACGATCCGTGACAGAGTCTGGCAGATTCAGTCTTGTTCGGCCCTCACAGGAGAGGGTGTGTCG GATGGCATGAACTGGGTCTGCAGAAATGTCATTGCAAAGAAGAAGTAA
- the ARL3 gene encoding ADP-ribosylation factor-like protein 3 isoform X1, which produces MGLAEGRGGSRVPGAEGTAQGLLSILRKLKSAPDQEVRILLLGLDNAGKTTLLKQLASEDITHITPTQGFNIKSVQAQGFKLNVWDIGGQRKIRPYWRNYFENTDILIYVIDSADRKRFEETGQELAELLDEEKLSGVPVLIFANKQDLLTAAPAAEIVEGLNLHTIRDRVWQIQSCSALTGEGVSDGMNWVCRNVIAKKK; this is translated from the exons GGTTTGCTGTCAATTCTGCGCAAATTGAAGAGTGCACCAGACCAGGAGGTAAGAATCCTCCTCCTGGGATTGGATAATGCAGGCAAGACCACACTTTTGAAACAACTAGCATCTGAAGACATCACCCACATTACTCCCACACAG GGTTTTAACATCAAAAGCGTGCAAGCACAAGGTTTCAAGCTGAATGTGTGGGACATTGGTGGACAGAGGAAGATCAGGCCATACTGGAGGAATTATTTTGAGAACACCGATATCCTG atttatgTCATTGATAGTGCAGATAGAAAGAGATTTGAAGAAACGGGTCAG GAGCTAGCGGAACTCTTAGATGAAGAGAAGCTAAGTGGTGTTCCTGTGCTCATCTTTGCGAACAAACAAGATTTGCTGACGGCAGCCCCTGCTGCAGAGATTGTAGAGGGTCTGAACTTGCACACGATCCGTGACAGAGTCTGGCAGATTCAGTCTTGTTCGGCCCTCACAGGAGAGGGTGTGTCG GATGGCATGAACTGGGTCTGCAGAAATGTCATTGCAAAGAAGAAGTAA